In Terriglobus aquaticus, the genomic window AACTTCCTGATTCTGGCGGTGCTCATCCTGATCCCCTTGCTGTATCCGGAAGCTCTTCCGAAGACGGCAATGACCGCGATGCTGACCGCTCCGCCGCCACCGCCGCCGCCGCCACCCCCGCCGCCACCGGCGCAGGTGGTCAAGGTCACCAAAGTCGTTGCCGCGCTCGATCCAATGACCGCGCCGACCAAGGTGCCTAAGAAGATTGACATGACCAAGGAACCGCCTCCGCCGCCGCCGGTCTCCACCGGTGTTGCCGGCGCGGGCATGGGTACCGGCACGGGCGCTCCTGGCGGCGTGATGGGTTCGCTCGGCCTGAACACCGCTCCGGTGGTCGTGGCCAAGCCGGCCGCACCGCCCAAGCCGACCGGTCCGGTCAAGATCTCCAGCGGTGTTGCCGCCGGTCAGATCATCACCAAGACCACGCCGACCTACCCGGCCATCGCCAAGGCGGCGCACGTTTCGGGTTCCGTGGTTCTGCACGCCATCATCTCCAAGACCGGCACCATCGAGCAGCTCTCGGTAGTCTCCGGGCCTGAGATGCTGCGCTCCGCGGCGCTCGATGCGGTTCGTCAGTGGCGCTACAAGCCATATCTTCTGAACGGCGATCCCACGGAAGTCGACACCACCGTGACGGTCAACTTCACCTTCGGCGGCTAAGCCGAGCTTCTCTGGCCGCGGCTCGACACCGCGGCCAGGTTTGCCCGTCTAACACCTGTGTCGCATGTGCGGCAGGGCGGGCAAATGATACCTTTGCTCTCAAAATTGGGCCGGCCGTTCTGAGGCTTGTGCCTCTGCCCAACGCAGTTCCAACCCCACCGCAGTCGATCTTGGAGGACTGAATCTCGTGATTCTCGCTCACGCCACCACACTCGTTGCACACGTTCCCGCTACGCTTGGCATGCTCTTCCAGGATGCCGCAGCCCCTGCCAGCTCCGGCGGCGGCGGCTTCTCCATCCTCGACATGTTGAAGCACATGGGTTGGGTCGACGACGTGATCGTCGGCATCCTGTTCATCATGTCCATCTGGTCGCTGGCCGTTATGATCGACCGCGCCCTGTACTTCTCGGCAGCCCGCTCGCAGTCGCGCGAGTTCGCTCCCAAGGTTGCCGGCGCTCTGAAGGACGGCCGTCTGGACGAGGGCATCAAGATCGCCGATCGTTCCAAGAAGTCGCACCTCGCCGAGGTCGTCACCGCTGGCCTGCAGGAGTTCCGCTCCTACGGTTCGGGCGGCACCATTACCGAAGAGCAGATTGAGTCGTCCAAGCGCGCCCTGGAGCGTTCGGAAGCCATCGTTCACGCCAAGCTGAAGCGCGGCCTGGGCTCGCTGGCCACCATCGGTTCCACCGCACCGTTCATCGGCCTGCTCGGCACCGTCATCGGCATTCTGCACGCCTTCCAGGAAATCGCCACCCAGAAGACGGCCGGTATCGGCGCAGTCGCCGGCGGTATCTCGGAAGCCCTGGTTACGACCGCTCTTGGCCTGCTCGTCGCCATCCCGGCCGTTATGACGTTCAACTACTTCACCAACAAGGTGGAAGCGTTCGACGTCGAGATGGACAACAGCTCGTCGGAGCTCGTCGACTACTTCATCAAGCAGTCGCAGCGCTAAGGTAGCGGCCCGCTTCGGCGGGCCTCATCCAAGGGGCGGGTTCAGGGTATCGAACCCGCAACGGTCTTCGGCCACAGCGTGGCTCGAGCCCCCGCCCCGCATCGCAGCCTTACAAGGATGGAGCCAATCTCATGGCAATCTCAACTCGTGATGAGGGCAAAAAGGTAAACTCCGACATCAACGTCACACCCATGGTGGACGTGATGCTGGTGCTCCTCATCATCTTCATGGTCGTCACGCCCATGCTGAATAACAAGGTCAACGTGGAACTGCCGCAGGCTACAGCCGCGGTTGTCATGGAAGACGCCAACAAGGAAGACTCGGTCGTCGTCGCAGTGACCCGCGACGGCAAGACCTACCTTGGTGGTGACCAGGTGGTTCCCGACTCACTGGGTGAGAAGATTTCCGCTCGCCTGGAGAACAAGACCGACAAGCGGGTGTATTTCCGCGGCGATCAGCGTGCCAACTACGGTACGGTGATGACCGCCATCGACGGCATCCGTGCAGCCGGCGTGAGCCAGCTCGGCATGCTCACGGATAAGCCGCTGATGTAACAGGCTCTCGGAGGACCGCAGCCCGGCAAACGGCCGGCCGGTCCCGGGAGGACGTTTTCCCACTGCCCCAGCGGTAAGACCGCTCACGGCAGTGAGCCAACCACCGCTCCGGCGGGCAAGACAGGCCGCCTCGGCGGTAAAGGAGTTACGACCATGGGCATGGGAGGAGGCGGCGGCAAAGGAGCACGCTCCGACATCAACGTCACGCCGCTGATCGACGTTCTGCTGGTGCTGTTGATCATCTTCATGGTCATTCAGCCCAACGTGGTGCGCGGACTGGATACGCTGGTCCCGCAGCCGCCGAAAGACAAGACTGCCGACGTGGACAACCGCACCATCGTGGTGCAGGTGAAGGCCAACGGCAAGGGCACACCGACGTACCAGATCAACGAAGATCCACCGCTGAACCTGACCGACCTAACCGAGAAGCTGCGGACCATCTTTGAGGCCCGTAACGACAAGGTGATGTTCGTCAAGGGCGATCCATCGCTCGACTTCGCCGCGGTCACCCCCGTCATCGACGACGGCCACGCAGCCGGCGTCGACAACATCGGCATCATCACGCCGCGGGTTGAGTCGGGCCAGTAGCGTTCGCAACAAGTAGGACAGAAGGGGACGGCTAATGCCGTCCCCTTCGTCTTGTCCTAACGTCGCCTGACTTGCGCGCGGCCTCCCGCGAGATCGGAACGCCGCGCTCCCCGGGGCCGCGAGCCTCCGGCCTGCCTCGCGCTAGCAATACGCCTTAGCGCAAGATCTCTGCGTCTCTGCCTGCGCGCTCCTGGGGCGAGGGTAGCCGTACCTGAGCGTCAGCGCCACGCGTTCAGGCGCTCAGGCACGTTCGGGCCCTTCAACTCCAACTCAGCATAGGGGCGGCACAAAGCGTCAGGCATCGGTGTCTTCGCTACACGGTCCTCGTCGCCGCGTGCGCTTGCTCTCTCGCTTCCTGCAGGCCAGGCGCTGGTGTGGGCTACACCACCGCTCCTTCCCGCTCTCGCGCTCACCGCCTCTGCCCAGCCCGCGCCCTGCGCGCACAAGGAGAGCTCCATGGCAATGACCACCGCGACCACTCGTTCGGCGCACGCCGCCATCAACGTGACTCCACTCATCGACGTTCTGCTGGTGCTCCTCATCATCTTCATGGTGATCGAGCCAAGCGCCGTCCATGGACTTTCTGCGATGGCCCCGCAGCCGTCACCGAGGCATCGAGAGGCGCCCTATCCGCAGTCCATCGTTGTCACTATCGAGGGGAACGCTTCGGCTCCAGCCTACGCACTTGACGGCGTCCCGCTTCAGCAATCGGACCTGCCGGAGCATCTGCGGCAACTCGTCCAGCAGCAAGGCCGGACCACCTTGCTGGTCCACGCCTCGCCCGGTCTCGACTATGCCGACGTCACCACCGTTCTGAACGCTGGACGCGCGGCTGGCGCGGACAATATGGCATTGCTGACCGGCGCAGACACAGCCAGGAATTGATCTGCTTCGACGGATTGCAGGCGTCAGCGTGGCGCCTGCCATTCACGGCTTGGTCCGTTCTCAACCTTGATTGCTCCGACGAAGGCGAGACTCGGCACGAAGGTGATGCGTCCATCCGTTTAGGCGACAGCCACTGCTTCGTGCTATACCGGAGTGGTCAAGCCTACATCGGGGCAGCTCACTTGCTTGCGAGTGTCTGCCGTTTTGGTGGTCTTCTCCTCAGTGCCTTGCACCGGCTGGTCACAAGTGCAAATCTGCGGATACAATCACTCCACAACAGCGCGCCACTACCTTGCGCGCAAAGAACTTATTTTGCCCAGGACGAACGGACTCTGCATGCCGCAACTGAAGGAGACATTTGGCTCAATGAAACTGAACGGACGTGTTCCAGCCGCGGCTGCACTCGCGCTCGCCATGACTCTGCTTTCTGGTTGCAACCAGCTCAAAGCGCGCGACGACATCAACAAAGGCGTGCAGTCGTTCAAGAACGCGCAGTATGAGCAGGCCATCGGGTACTTCCAGGAAGCCAAGCGCCTGGACCCCAAGCTGCCCATGGCTGACCTGTATCTGGGCACCGCCTACTCCTATCTGGTCATCCCGAACTCGACCGACGACGCGAACATGAAGACGGCCAACAACGCCATCGCGATCTTCAAGCAGTACCTGGCCGACCACCCGGGCGATAAGACCTCGCTGCAGCAGCTTGCGTCGATCTACCGCAACATCAAGCAGCCTGCGGAAGCCAAGCAGTACGAGATGCAGGTCATCCAGGTGGATCCGAAGGATGCCGAGGCGCACTACACCATCGGCGCCGTCAACTTTGTTGAGACCTACAACAATGCAGTCAAGATCCTGGGTGAGAGTGGTCTGAAGGACGACGGTCAGGGCAACGTCAAGATGTCCAAGGACACCTGTACGAAGCTGAAGGCGGCAAACACGGCCCTGGTTGCCGAAGGTATCGACCACCTGAACCAGGCGGTACAGTTGCGTACCGATTACGACGACGCGCTGCAGTACCTGAACCTGATGTACCGTCGCAAGGCCGATGTGGATTGTGGCAATGCGGCCGCGGTGAAGGACGACCTGGCCAAGGCCGATGACTACGTGAAGCAGTCTATGGGTGCCCGCGCCAACAACGAGAAGAAGAAGGAAGAGAAGGCCTCGCACGGTGTGGTAACCGGCGAGTAAGCTGACCGAAAGTCGCACAGGAGCCCGCCAGAAATGGCGGGCTTTTGCTTTCCAGGCTCGCAGTTTCCCGTCTACCTCGAAAGATGATGTTTGAACGTGCGATCTGCTGGGCGTCCGCTGCCGCAGCAAGCCTCCTGCTTATGCCTTGTACCGCGGACGCACAGAGCGACTGGATCAAGGACTTTCAGGCGCGCAGCACGCGCTATACCGCGCAGCAGCCACGCTGGCCGGGGCCCGTCTTCGCCAGCACACCGCAGCTCGTGCAAGTGCTCCGCGAAGACTTTGCGCACCAGGAAAGCGGCGGCACGCACCTGTGGAACATTGGCGTTGGCAAAGGCCTGCAGTTCGTTCCCCTGCCACGCACAGAGTTCACCTTCGCCATCCCGTCACACCTGCGACGCGTCGACGAGGAGCCCGACGGCTTCGGCGACTTCAACTGCGCCGTGAAGTACCGTCTGCTGGGCGCACCAGAGAAGCGGGGCAACTACATCCTCAGCGCGCAGCTTGGCGCGGCGGTTCCCACGGGCAACGACGCGAACAACTCGGCTGACGCGGCGGTGATCCCGCAACTGATGGGTGGCAAGGGCTGGGGCCGCTTCGACCAGAGCGCCGCTGTGCTCGCCACGGTACCGGTGCACCACGCCGGCCGCAACGGTCACGTGTTCACGGCGCATACCGCATCCCAGTTTCACGCGAGCAAGTACGTCTGGCCCGCGATTGAGACGACGGCCACCCACTGGATTGGCGGCCGCCGCGATGGGCAGACGCAGTTCCTCATGGGCCCCACGCTGATCGTCGGCCGGCTGCCGTACACGCGGCACGAGAAGGACCGCCGCCGCGGTATCTCGCTCGGCTTCGGCTACCAGGTGGCCGTCACGCACACGCACGCGGTGAACCACATTGCGCAAACCAGTCTTCGCATCCACTTCTAGCGGCCGGCCTGCCCGGCAGCGTTTACGATAAGCCGCAGTGTCCACCCATCCCACGCTCCCGGCGCAGCCCCGCCGCTTTCCCACATGGCTGGTCGGCGTCCTCTACTCGGCCTCGGGTTCTATGAATGGCTTTGTTGCGGTGGCGTTGGCGACGCTGCTGACCGGGCACGGCGTGAGTAACGCGCGCGAAGCCACCATCACGGCCATCATCCTGACTCCTAGCTACCTCAGCTTCCTGCTCACGCCTCTGGTGGACTGCGGCATGAGCCGCCGCACGTGGGCCATGCTGCTGGCGTTGGCGGGCGCCATATGCCTGGGCAGCGGCGTTCTGCTTACGCCCGCAGCCAGCGCCAACGGAGGCCATGGTCCCGGAGCAAACCTGCTCATCGTCCTTCTCCTGCTCGGCTACCTCTGTACGCAGATGTACTCCAGCACCATCGGCGGCATGGTTCCCAACCTGGTGGAGCGCTCCCGCCAAAGCGCCGCCAGCGCGTGGCTCAACGTCGCCTACCTTGGCCTGACCGGGGCCTGCGGATACCTCTCCGTGCTGGAGATCCGCCACCTGCCACTGCGGCTGGCGGCGTGCGTCATTCCTCTGCCGATCCTGCTGTCCGCGTCACCTCTGCTGTTCACCGCAAAGGAAGATCGCATCCCGAAGCGCGTCGGCACCGCCATGCGCGAACTCGGCCGCAACCTGCTGCTGTCCGCAAAGCAGCGCAGCTACTGGTTCGCGCTGCTGGTCTTTATCGTTCCGTCAGCCACGTTTGCCATGCAGAACCTGTTCGGCGGCATCGGCCGTGACTTCGGAGTCAGCGACGATCGCACCGCCTTCATCAGCGGCGTGGTACTTGCCGTGGCGTGCATTGCCGGTGCCGCGCTCGGCGGCCCGCTCAGCAACCGCTACGACCGCCGCCTCCTGTTCATTGCGCCTGCCATGGTCGCCGGGCTCGGCTCGCTTGCGATGATCGGCCTATTGAATCGCGGCATTGCTCCCGCGACTGTGTTTCTGGCCGGAGTGATTTTCTACAACGTGATGGCCGGCATCAACTACACCGCGACCAGCGCGCTGGTGTTCCAGATTGTCGGCCGCGACAACCCGCTCTCGGCCACGCAGTACGCCATCTGCATCGCGGCATGCAACGCTGCGATTGCGGGCGCGGTCGCTCTCGACGGCAGCGGCTCAACCCTGCACGGCCACTGGTCCGGCGCCCGCGGCGAACTGCTGGTCGATGCCCTGCTCAGCCTCGTTCTCGGCTCCATCGTGCTGGCCTTGGTGTACCGCTTCGGCGGCGGCTTTCCACGCCCGCCGGTTAGCGATGAGCAAGAGGCATAGGCATTCGCTGCTCGCCCGAAATGCAGCGAAGTTCTACCCCTGGCGTTTCTCCGTGGTCGCCCGCATTTGACGGACCAGATCCGTGGCAGTGCTTTGCCAGTCGGCATATCGGAACGGGAAGCCTTCGCGTTCCAAACGCCCCGGATACACCCAGCGACTCTTCAGCACCAGCTCCGGCTCGGTGCGCAGCAGGAACGTGCCAATCTGAATCGCCCACTCCGGCGCGGGTGGGCCGAAGCGCACACCCCAGGCTTTGCGAAGTGTGCGCATGAAGTCGCGGTTCGTGGGCGCCTCCGGTGCCGACAGGTTCACAACACCGTCCCAGCGTTCGTCCTCCAGGAGCATCTCCACCGCGCGAACATAATCCTCGGCGTGCATCCAGCTCACGCGTTGGGTGCCTTTGCCGTTGGTGCCGCCCAGGCCGAACCGTACCAGCCGAGATAGCACGGCAAAGATGCTGCCCGGCTGCGGGCTCATCACCAGCGACGTACGCAGCGCAACGCGGCGCGTCCTCGGCATGGCATGCTCAAACAGCGCCGCCTCCCAGTCGAGGCCGACTTTCACGCTGAAAGCCCACGACTTCGGAACGCCCGCCTCGTGACCACCCTCTTCACCACTGAACTCGTCCTGCGCGCGGTCCAGGGAGTGGCGGTAGATCGTCGCCGTGCTCGCGTTCAACCACACCGGCGGCGCGTGCCGCAGACGTCGCATTACCGCCCCCAGCCGCGACGTCGTGTCGATTCGCGAGTGGTAGATCTCGTCGCGTTGCTTTGCGGTGGCGCGTGTGTTCACGCTGCGCCCGCTCAGGTGAATGCACGCATCCGCACCGTCGAGGGCGTCGATCCAGTCGCCGTCTTTCGCGGGATCCCACGGCAGCACCGTCCATGGCCGTTTTGGCTGCTGGTGCGGGTTTCGGCTCAGCACAGTTACTTTGTCGCCGCGAGCATGGAAGTGCTCCGCAAGCAGTTCGCCCACATGCCCGCTACCGCCCGGTATTACAATGCGGCGAGACGTTCGCTCGGCCATGGTTGTCTGCGCGGTTTGCTCCTGCGTGGCCTGCTTCGTGTCACTTGCCATACACCACCTCCAGCAGGTCTCCGGCAATACGGTGCAGCGGCCGCAGCAGCGGCAGCGCGGCCAGCCGTAGTGTGATGGTCAGCATTTTCAGCGTGCCGTCCAGCAGCGCGGTGGTGCGGTGCTGCTCGGGCGATTCGTCGAATACCCAGAACAGTAGAATGCCCATCTGGTACAGCCACAAGAGCCGCGGCAGGTACGGCGCGATGTTCTTCGGCAGCTTGACCTTTGCCTGCGCGACCGCCTGCTCGAAGAAGGCCTGGTCGCGTTCGCGGATCGCCGCGGTGTCCGGGCTGAACGGCGACACAGGCGCCCGCGGATTCACATGCGATGCCAGAGCGCTCATCAACTGCCGGTTCTCGGCAAAGGTTTGGAGTTTTACCCGGATGATCCCGCGCAGCGTCTCTTCCAACGGAGCCTTCCTCGCCAGCACCTCTTCCAGCGCGGGCTGCATCGTGTGCTGCGCTTCCTCATAAAACGCCAGCACGATCGCGTCTTTTGCGGGGAAGTAGTAGTACGCCGCTCCTACCGCCATGCCGGCGGCGGCGGCCACCTCCCGCATGGTGGCCGCCTCAAAGCCGCGCTCGCGAAAGACACCGAGCGCGGCCTGGAGGATGCGTGCCCGCGTCTCCTTAGACTTGCGAGAGGCCGCGGGCGCCGCAGTCCGAGTCTCCGGTTCACCGTCCCGAGCGTTGCGGCTCACGCACGCACCTGGTCCGCAGCGGCGAATGCAGTTGCCGGTCCCGCAGCGATCGAAGGAACCACACTGCCCGCGTAGGCAGTCATCCCTTGCCGGTTCCGCATGCGCGTCAGTACCAGGATGTTCAGGAAGTGCACGATGCCCAGCACCAGCATGACCGCGCCAAGCTTGGCGCTCTCCAGTTCAATCACCGCGCGCAGGTTCTGCAGGGGATCGCCGGTCTTCAGGTACAGCGCCACATACCCAAGATTCATCATGTAGAAGCCGACCACCAGCAGGCTGTTCACGCTGTCGGCCAGCGCCTCGTTGCCGTGAAAAGCGTCCACCAGGAACACGCGGCCGCTGCTATGCAGGGTGCGTGCCACCCACACGGTCAGCGCAATGCTGATGAGGAGATAGCTGAAGTAGCAAATCGGGACGTACATACTTGGCTCCTTTCGGCTGGTGCTTCCTGCTCGTTTTCGTGCGGCGCTTTCGCCCGCCTGCTCATGCTGCCATTCTGAACGCGTTCAAAAACTAGGATGGAGCAGGGCTGCACCGGGTTGCAAGATATTTGAACGCGTTCAGAAAAGGAGCATCGATTCTTGGCAAGCTGCCTTTCGAAAGAGCGCCCGCGGAGGACTCGGTAGCATAGAACCGATGCGTCCTGTTGCGGTTCAGCACACGCGCCCGGTGTGGGCTGAAGTTTCCTCCGGTGCCCTCTGCGCCAACTACCGGCGGCTCTGCGCGGCGGCGGGACCGGGCATAAAGGTGCTGGCCGTGGTGAAGGCCAACGCGTATGGTCACGGCGCCACCGAGTGCGCGCCCGTGCTCTTTGGCGCCGGCGCCCGCTGGTTCGGCGTGACCGCGGTGGAGGAGGGCGTGACCGTGCGCAACGCCCTGCGGGCCGCCGGCATTGCCGACGCCGAAGCGCGCATCCTGATCATGTGCGGCGTGTGGCAGCACGAGGCCGCTGCCTGCTTCGATCACGCGCTCACGCCAGTGGTGTGGGAGCCATACCAGCTTGCCCTGCTGGAAGAGGAAGCGGCCCGGCGGGGTGTGCCGCCCCGCAGCTTCGCCGTTCACGTCGAAGTCGATACCGGCATGGCGCGCCAAGGCGTCGCACCGGGCCCGGCACTGGCTGTCCTGCTGGCCGCGCTGCAGGCTTCGCACCATCTTCAGCTCGAAGCCTTGATGACACATTTTGCCTCGGCCGAGGTGGTCGACGATCCGCAGAACCGCGAACAGCAGCGGCGCTTCGAAGCCGCGCTGCACCAGGCACACGAAGCCGACCTCACCCCAGCGCTGCTGCACGCCGGCAACACCTCCGGCGTAGACAGCGCCGAGACGGCGGCGTGGCTGCCCACGCTGCCATCCACGCTGGCCGCCTTGGGCCGCACCGCGCCGCAGCT contains:
- a CDS encoding ExbD/TolR family protein, which gives rise to MAMTTATTRSAHAAINVTPLIDVLLVLLIIFMVIEPSAVHGLSAMAPQPSPRHREAPYPQSIVVTIEGNASAPAYALDGVPLQQSDLPEHLRQLVQQQGRTTLLVHASPGLDYADVTTVLNAGRAAGADNMALLTGADTARN
- a CDS encoding TetR/AcrR family transcriptional regulator — encoded protein: MSRNARDGEPETRTAAPAASRKSKETRARILQAALGVFRERGFEAATMREVAAAAGMAVGAAYYYFPAKDAIVLAFYEEAQHTMQPALEEVLARKAPLEETLRGIIRVKLQTFAENRQLMSALASHVNPRAPVSPFSPDTAAIRERDQAFFEQAVAQAKVKLPKNIAPYLPRLLWLYQMGILLFWVFDESPEQHRTTALLDGTLKMLTITLRLAALPLLRPLHRIAGDLLEVVYGK
- a CDS encoding MotA/TolQ/ExbB proton channel family protein; this translates as MILAHATTLVAHVPATLGMLFQDAAAPASSGGGGFSILDMLKHMGWVDDVIVGILFIMSIWSLAVMIDRALYFSAARSQSREFAPKVAGALKDGRLDEGIKIADRSKKSHLAEVVTAGLQEFRSYGSGGTITEEQIESSKRALERSEAIVHAKLKRGLGSLATIGSTAPFIGLLGTVIGILHAFQEIATQKTAGIGAVAGGISEALVTTALGLLVAIPAVMTFNYFTNKVEAFDVEMDNSSSELVDYFIKQSQR
- a CDS encoding TIGR01777 family oxidoreductase, coding for MASDTKQATQEQTAQTTMAERTSRRIVIPGGSGHVGELLAEHFHARGDKVTVLSRNPHQQPKRPWTVLPWDPAKDGDWIDALDGADACIHLSGRSVNTRATAKQRDEIYHSRIDTTSRLGAVMRRLRHAPPVWLNASTATIYRHSLDRAQDEFSGEEGGHEAGVPKSWAFSVKVGLDWEAALFEHAMPRTRRVALRTSLVMSPQPGSIFAVLSRLVRFGLGGTNGKGTQRVSWMHAEDYVRAVEMLLEDERWDGVVNLSAPEAPTNRDFMRTLRKAWGVRFGPPAPEWAIQIGTFLLRTEPELVLKSRWVYPGRLEREGFPFRYADWQSTATDLVRQMRATTEKRQG
- a CDS encoding MFS transporter, whose product is MSTHPTLPAQPRRFPTWLVGVLYSASGSMNGFVAVALATLLTGHGVSNAREATITAIILTPSYLSFLLTPLVDCGMSRRTWAMLLALAGAICLGSGVLLTPAASANGGHGPGANLLIVLLLLGYLCTQMYSSTIGGMVPNLVERSRQSAASAWLNVAYLGLTGACGYLSVLEIRHLPLRLAACVIPLPILLSASPLLFTAKEDRIPKRVGTAMRELGRNLLLSAKQRSYWFALLVFIVPSATFAMQNLFGGIGRDFGVSDDRTAFISGVVLAVACIAGAALGGPLSNRYDRRLLFIAPAMVAGLGSLAMIGLLNRGIAPATVFLAGVIFYNVMAGINYTATSALVFQIVGRDNPLSATQYAICIAACNAAIAGAVALDGSGSTLHGHWSGARGELLVDALLSLVLGSIVLALVYRFGGGFPRPPVSDEQEA
- a CDS encoding energy transducer TonB, which codes for MFEDSMVESAGKLKSKSKYWMIVTAAFNFLILAVLILIPLLYPEALPKTAMTAMLTAPPPPPPPPPPPPPAQVVKVTKVVAALDPMTAPTKVPKKIDMTKEPPPPPPVSTGVAGAGMGTGTGAPGGVMGSLGLNTAPVVVAKPAAPPKPTGPVKISSGVAAGQIITKTTPTYPAIAKAAHVSGSVVLHAIISKTGTIEQLSVVSGPEMLRSAALDAVRQWRYKPYLLNGDPTEVDTTVTVNFTFGG
- a CDS encoding biopolymer transporter ExbD, with amino-acid sequence MGMGGGGGKGARSDINVTPLIDVLLVLLIIFMVIQPNVVRGLDTLVPQPPKDKTADVDNRTIVVQVKANGKGTPTYQINEDPPLNLTDLTEKLRTIFEARNDKVMFVKGDPSLDFAAVTPVIDDGHAAGVDNIGIITPRVESGQ
- the alr gene encoding alanine racemase, whose protein sequence is MRPVAVQHTRPVWAEVSSGALCANYRRLCAAAGPGIKVLAVVKANAYGHGATECAPVLFGAGARWFGVTAVEEGVTVRNALRAAGIADAEARILIMCGVWQHEAAACFDHALTPVVWEPYQLALLEEEAARRGVPPRSFAVHVEVDTGMARQGVAPGPALAVLLAALQASHHLQLEALMTHFASAEVVDDPQNREQQRRFEAALHQAHEADLTPALLHAGNTSGVDSAETAAWLPTLPSTLAALGRTAPQLMTRAGLALYGYALPLHQGAAEPVSHLAAIEPALVWKTRIVSLRDLGRGETVGYNATYVTARPMRVALLPVGYADGFRRALSSTNAVEGSAVLLHGRRAPIVGRVSMDLSVVDVSAIPEAAVGDAVTLLGRDGALAISAAEHARLAGTNVYEVLCGISDRVPRLIV
- a CDS encoding tetratricopeptide repeat protein — encoded protein: MKLNGRVPAAAALALAMTLLSGCNQLKARDDINKGVQSFKNAQYEQAIGYFQEAKRLDPKLPMADLYLGTAYSYLVIPNSTDDANMKTANNAIAIFKQYLADHPGDKTSLQQLASIYRNIKQPAEAKQYEMQVIQVDPKDAEAHYTIGAVNFVETYNNAVKILGESGLKDDGQGNVKMSKDTCTKLKAANTALVAEGIDHLNQAVQLRTDYDDALQYLNLMYRRKADVDCGNAAAVKDDLAKADDYVKQSMGARANNEKKKEEKASHGVVTGE
- a CDS encoding ExbD/TolR family protein, which translates into the protein MAISTRDEGKKVNSDINVTPMVDVMLVLLIIFMVVTPMLNNKVNVELPQATAAVVMEDANKEDSVVVAVTRDGKTYLGGDQVVPDSLGEKISARLENKTDKRVYFRGDQRANYGTVMTAIDGIRAAGVSQLGMLTDKPLM